In a single window of the Zea mays cultivar B73 chromosome 5, Zm-B73-REFERENCE-NAM-5.0, whole genome shotgun sequence genome:
- the LOC100279402 gene encoding uncharacterized protein LOC100279402 has translation MGCTGSRHALRGGVRGGSRSPRARSRSGGVHHTVALKSSTLGSLSLDRDRDDDGALAGAAKTLMRRQKQQVRGSPAKAPAREPEVINVWELMDGLDDDGKDDEEGGDADADAEGRREKSATGSPAEFDFDPDVIAAFRKALDENPPPPPSDVPGNEGCVDKKPDGPGGEVGVKVKQREREIQRFPGIVRARVSAFQQRIDAKLLAKLAPPPPPDSARKVVLYLTSLRGVRKTYEDCWSTRSVLRSYGVRVDERDLSMHSGFKDELHAALGSSPNAGRLPQAFADGRHLGGAEEVRRMHEAGELARALEACDVVVAPPPSSGGKGVVLDACSGCGGVRFVPCEDCSGSCKVFVEEVGTFRRCPECNENGLVRCPLCSS, from the coding sequence ATGGGCTGCACCGGGTCCAGGCACGCGCTGCGCGGCGGCGTCCGGGGTGGCAGCCGGTCGCCGCGCGCGCGGAGCCGCTCCGGCGGCGTCCACCACACCGTCGCGCTCAAGTCCTCCACGCTGGGGTCGCTCAGCCTCGACCGGGACCGGGACGACGACGGCGCTCTAGCAGGCGCGGCGAAGACGCTGATGCGGCGGCAGAAACAACAAGTGCGAGGCTCGCCGGCCAAGGCGCCTGCTCGCGAGCCCGAGGTGATCAACGTGTGGGAGCTCATGGACGGCCTCGACGACGACGGCAAGGACGATGAGGAGGGGggcgacgccgacgccgacgccgagGGGCGGCGGGAGAAGTCGGCGACAGGGTCACCCGCCGAGTTCGACTTCGACCCGGACGTCATCGCCGCGTTCCGGAAGGCGCTGGATGAGAAccccccgccgccgccgtcggACGTCCCCGGCAACGAGGGGTGTGTCGACAAGAAGCCTGACGGCCCGGGCGGCGAGGTGGGCGTCAAGGTCAAGCAGCGGGAGCGCGAGATACAGAGGTTCCCTGGCATCGTGCGCGCGCGGGTCAGCGCGTTCCAGCAGAGGATCGACGCGAAGCTGCTCGCCAAGCTGGCACCGCCGCCGCCCCCGGATAGCGCCCGGAAGGTGGTGCTGTACCTGACCAGCCTCCGTGGCGTCCGCAAGACGTACGAGGACTGCTGGTCCACCAGGTCCGTCCTCCGGAGCTACGGCGTGCGCGTCGACGAGCGCGACCTGTCGATGCACTCGGGGTTCAAGGACGAGCTCCACGCCGCGCTGGGCTCCAGCCCCAACGCGGGCAGGCTCCCGCAGGCGTTCGCGGACGGCAGGCACCTGGGCGGCGCCGAGGAGGTCCGCCGGATGCACGAGGCCGGCGAGCTGGCGAGGGCGCTCGAGGCCTGCGACGTAGTAGTAGCGCCCCCGCCGAGCTCCGGCGGCAAGGGCGTTGTCCTGGACGCGTGCTCCGGCTGCGGCGGCGTGCGGTTCGTGCCCTGCGAGGACTGCTCCGGCAGCTGCAAGGTGTTCGTCGAGGAGGTGGGCACGTTCAGGCGGTGCCCCGAGTGCAACGAGAACGGGCTGGTGCGGTGTCCTCTCTGCTCCTCGTGA
- the LOC111589355 gene encoding L-type lectin-domain containing receptor kinase IX.1, producing MDEEFEKGSGPKRFEYGQLSVATKGFSEEEKLGEGGFGAVYRGFLKELDLHVAIKRVSRGSEQGRKEYSSEVRIISRLRHRNLVQLIGWCHQGKELLLVYELMPNGSLDTHLYNPTVLLTWPVRFKIVLGLGSALLYLHQEWEQCVVHRDVKPSNIMLDASFAAKLGDFGLARLVDHGRGSHTTNLAGTMGYMDPECLVAGRAGPESDVYSFGVVLLEIACGRPPVVPEQEDQGRTRLVEWVWGLYGRRAVLEAADERMGGDFDRGEMERVMVVGLACAHPDCSLRPSIRQAVSMLQCEVTLPTLPAKMPTPKYS from the exons ATGGACGAGGAGTTTGAGAAGGGCTCGGGGCCCAAGAGGTTCGAGTACGGCCAACTTTCTGTCGCGACCAAGGGCTTCTCGGAGGAGGAGAAGCTCGGGGAAGGCGGTTTCGGCGCAGTTTACAGAGGGTTTCTGAAAGAGCTGGACCTCCACGTCGCCATCAAGAGAGTCTCGAGGGGTTCAGAGCAAGGGAGGAAAGAATACAGCTCCGAGGTGAGGATCATAAGCCGGCTCAGGCATCGGAACCTTGTGCAGCTCATTGGATGGTGCCATCAGGGCAAGGAGCTGCTGCTGGTGTATGAACTGATGCCCAACGGCAGCCTCGACACCCATCTCTACAACCCGACTGTTCTCCTAACATGGCCAGTCAG GTTCAAGATCGTGCTCGGCTTGGGATCTGCGCTCCTCTACCTTCACCAGGAGTGGGAGCAGTGCGTGGTGCACAGGGACGTGAAGCCGAGCAACATCATGCTCGACGCGTCCTTCGCCGCAAAGCTAGGCGACTTCGGCCTCGCCAGGCTTGTCGACCACGGCCGTGGATCGCACACGACAAACCTCGCGGGCACCATGGGTTACATGGACCCGGAGTGCCtcgtcgccggccgcgcgggcccGGAGTCGGACGTGTACAGCTTCGGCGTCGTGCTCCTCGAGATCGCCTGCGGCCGGCCGCCCGTGGTGCCCGAGCAGGAAGACCAGGGCAGGACGCGCCTGGTGGAGTGGGTCTGGGGCTTGTACGGACGAAGAGCCGTTCTTGAAGCGGCGGACGAGCGGATGGGCGGCGACTTCGACCGCGGAGAGATGGAGCGGGTGATGGTTGTCGGGCTGGCGTGCGCTCATCCGGACTGTAGTCTGAGGCCTTCCATCAGGCAGGCTGTGAGCATGCTGCAGTGTGAGGTGACGCTGCCAACGCTGCCTGCCAAGATGCCTACTCCAAAGTACTCGTGA
- the LOC100278754 gene encoding uncharacterized protein, whose product MEATMQDILDALARMEARLTDALVGRCGEQYAREHTSPFDGSVPPSSIVNTQYRDEAILPPLVHDDAAKVASLDSGNDFGLQQTATVLASLGSDEMSSSTTLLAGSISDRYIPPLYDDDCYTMPQPFVDTLANPDDDLLQELDVLDEDAASANAADDDSGVVLVYAPLDSNIDSSGSPRYPCLPEGAVLFHRDPHEKVLIGGTELSGEVRRLRFSLSSPDQAMNPALVPNTDAEEEEVLTITPTKCSTIYLNRGIYSVPNPVLHRQHLLRDCDGNHVGVDVDILPTSEFDEGPIFDEEPCFHRSLLDSDPDSPYDWVVPVIAVHGSGDTELSHSEADKVPATAALPNLREKICCRFVDRTKLSRHVHLIHFSLPSPDQVLGIPTGTHVFDCTSVDGKPCMRLYTPPSKEDEVLATTPNRCLMNCFILTQSCFSPPVSCSWDAVMQRQPWPPPMQSNRVVSITDRHTEEASPVRKLVAEIIGVLGSKHMRTVTPLPDTGQWLLLSLIEKLPQSVVDLLRAHVINLHHYLMLFSLLGFSVLFDCIKAPDSNAICRGITQDMTYAAVQAYTDAYKPDWERINFIVDILRSTPGEGPSWYHLLKKVSGGCNDLKNNEHMLVVVLTKQQAIKTGGNFQIVEYFLVEAIQIQSYGAEGNTELNLSTGDYIVVGVSDVQVWCGCDLLFRITDWHIPWHIILAVSKISIGLGASRSSRMEKCQPYVQSSVTSRDKQKLFVRFFGVLYRVFNKTNFMLLLDDDWEPLMDNYRPLGIKSLRFSTFSLGNMSPKIEEQKIQYTIHTIGGSLTAVHGFFVQLGVNVDTSDWELQALGRLSVTVAKQAKLDRFPITISDPISATFGEPFEKANPSHSSTAIVCRAGSGIDMVVGLVSSSLGAVASGQGNFKVLVWDPGGYAYHSLGTSCISSGGECQHLRQEQ is encoded by the coding sequence ATGGAGGCCACGATGCAGGATATTCTAGACGCACTGGCGCGCATGGAGGCACGCTTGACCGATGCGCTGGTGGGTCGCTGCGGCGAGCAGTACGCACGCGAGCACACTTCCCCCTTCGACGGATCCGTGCCTCCTTCTTCCATCGTCAACACACAGTACCGCGACGAGGCAATCCTTCCGCCTCTCGTCCACGACGACGCTGCGAAGGTGGCGTCCTTGGATTCGGGAAACGACTTTGGCCTGCAGCAGACCGCCACGGTGCTTGCGTCCCTGGGGTCCGACGAGATGTCTTCGTCGACCACGCTCCTCGCCGGCTCCATATCCGACCGCTACATTCCGCCGCTCTACGACGACGACTGCTACACCATGCCACAGCCGTTTGTCGATACTCTCGCCAACCCCGACGATGACCTCCTCCAGGAGCTCGACGTGTTGGACGAGGATGCCGCGAGCGCCAACGCGGCTGACGACGATTCAGGCGTTGTCCTCGTCTATGCGCCGCTCGACTCGAACATCGACAGCAGCGGATCACCGCGCTACCCGTGCCTCCCCGAGGGCGCGGTGTTGTTCCATCGGGACCCGCACGAGAAGGTCCTCATCGGCGGGACGGAGTTGTCCGGCGAAGTCCGCCGCCTCCGTTTCTCCTTGTCGTCACCAGACCAGGCGATGAACCCCGCGCTCGTCCCCAACACCGACGCAGAGGAGGAGGAGGTTCTCACCATCACGCCCACCAAGTGTTCGACAATATACCTCAACCGCGGCATTTACTCCGTCCCCAACCCGGTCCTCCATCGTCAGCACCTACTCCGGGACTGCGACGGCAACCACGTCGGAGTCGACGTCGACATCCTTCCTACCTCCGAGTTCGACGAGGGTCCCATCTTCGACGAGGAGCCCTGCTTCCACCGCAGCCTCCTGGATTCAGATCCAGACTCTCCCTACGACTGGGTCGTCCCCGTCATCGCCGTCCACGGCAGCGGCGACACTGAGCTGTCTCACAGCGAAGCCGACAAGGTCCCCGCGACCGCCGCGCTACCCAACCTGCGCGAGAAGATCTGCTGTCGGTTCGTCGACAGGACGAAGCTGTCCCGCCACGTCCACCTCATCCACTTCTCCCTACCGTCGCCGGACCAGGTGCTCGGCATCCCCACCGGCACGCATGTCTTCGACTGCACCAGCGTTGACGGGAAGCCGTGTATGCGATTGTACACGCCGCCGAGCAAGGAGGACGAGGTTCTCGCCACTACGCCCAACAGGTGTTTGATGAATTGCTTCATCCTCACACAGAGTTGTTTCTCGCCTCCGGTCAGTTGCAGCTGGGATGCAGTGATGCAGAGACAACCATGGCCACCACCTATGCAATCCAACCGTGTTGTGAGCATCACCGACCGCCACACCGAGGAGGCCAGCCCCGTGCGCAAACTGGTTGCCGAGATCATTGGTGTGCTTGGGTCAAAACACATGAGAACTGTCACGCCGCTTCCTGACACCGGTCAATGGCTGCTTCTATCATTGATCGAGAAGCTCCCTCAAAGCGTGGTTGATCTACTGAGAGCTCATGTTATCAATCTCCATCATTATCTGATGTTGTTTAGCTTGCTGGGATTTTCAGTTCTGTTCGACTGTATCAAAGCACCTGACTCGAATGCTATCTGTAGAGGCATAACACAGGATATGACATATGCTGCTGTTCAAGCTTACACAGATGCATATAAGCCTGATTGGGAACGTATCAACTTCATTGTAGACATTTTgagatcgactcctggagaagggcCTTCGTGGTACCATCTTTTGAAGAAAGTTAGTGGCGGCTGCAATGATCTTAAGAACAACGAACACATGCTTGTTGTTGTCCTTACCAAACAGCAAGCTATTAAGACAGGAGGCAACTTCCAGATCGTGGAGTATTTCCTGGTTGAGGCAATCCAAATCCAGTCATATGGAGCAGAGGGCAATACCGAGCTCAACCTTTCAACTGGTGACTACATAGTGGTAGGGGTGTCAGATGTCCAGGTCTGGTGTGGCTGCGATCTGCTATTCCGCATTACAGACTGGCACATTCCATGGCATATCATCTTGGCGGTATCAAAAATTTCCATCGGCTTGGGAGCCAGCCGAAGCTCAAGAATGGAGAAATGTCAGCCATATGTCCAGTCGTCAGTCACTTCCCGTGACAAGCAAAAGTTGTTTGTCCGATTCTTTGGTGTGCTCTACAGAGTGTTCAACAAGACGAATTTCATGCTGCTGTTGGACGACGATTGGGAGCCACTGATGGATAATTACCGGCCTTTGGGAATAAAATCTCTGAGGTTCAGCACATTTTCTCTTGGAAATATGTCACCAAAGATAGAAGAGCAAAAAATTCAGTACACCATTCATACCATTGGAGGAAGCTTAACTGCAGTTCATGGATTTTTTGTCCAACTTGGTGTCAATGTGGATACGAGTGACTGGGAGCTTCAAGCTCTGGGAAGACTTTCGGTTACTGTGGCAAAGCAAGCCAAGCTCGACCGCTTCCCCATCACCATTAGTGATCCAATCTCAGCTACGTTCGGTGAACCATTTGAGAAAGCCAACCCAAGCCATTCCTCCACAGCAATCGTTTGTCGAGCTGGTTCAGGAATTGATATGGTTGTTGGCCTTGTTTCTTCTAGTCTAGGTGCTGTTGCTAGTGGCCAAGGCAATTTCAAAGTCTTAGTTTGGGATCCTGGTGGTTATGCATATCACAGCTTGGGGACAAGCTGTATTTCAAGCGGTGGGGAATGTCAGCATCTCAGACAGGAGCAATGA
- the LOC100193302 gene encoding Lectin 11 precursor produces MSSTTTTTTRLLVIPLVYLMLVASASHSALSSASLFFDVDFSNASTFSLADFTTAGDAAFHGQRFDLTANAYRAGISDSVGRVAYAHPVPLRDNATGQVASFTTSFTFAINITDMNNKGDGMAFFLGNYPSGLPPRSEGGALGLCTDYCVNRTAGRDRFVAVEFDTFDDSWDPHLTYDHMGINVNSVVSVANISLPSFSLNGQMSARVDYNSSTSVMGVDLRFDRSPKFGSATPIFNVSAKVDLSSALPEQVAIGFSAATGASIELHQLLSWSFSSVAPGTGSPTDPGALASSNPRTGLKVALGITSSISILLCAAVVALLRALRRKHLALAEIQLESDARGRLC; encoded by the exons ATGAGCTCCACCACCACAACCACAACACGTCTTCTCGTCATCCCGCTTGTCTACTTGATGCTCGTTGCCAGTGCCAGCCATAGTGCCCTCAGCTCCGCTTCTCTCTTCTTCGATGTCGACTTCTCCAACGCCTCCACGTTCAGCCTCGCGGACTTCACGACCGCCGGCGACGCCGCGTTCCACGGCCAACGCTTCGACCTCACGGCGAACGCGTACAGAGCGGGGATCTCCGACAGCGTCGGCCGGGTTGCGTACGCGCACCCGGTGCCTCTTCGGGACAACGCCACGGGCCAGGTGGCCAGTTTCACCACATCCTTCACCTTCGCCATCAACATCACCGACATGAACAACAAGGGGGACGGCATGGCCTTCTTCCTCGGCAATTACCCCTCGGGTCTGCCGCCCAGGTCGGAGGGAGGCGCACTCGGCCTCTGCACCGACTACTGCGTCAACCGGACCGCTGGCAGGGACAGGTTCGTGGCCGTGGAGTTCGACACGTTCGACGACTCCTGGGATCCCCACCTGACCTACGACCACATGGGGATCAACGTGAACTCCGTCGTGTCCGTGGCCAACATCTCGCTGCCGAGCTTCAGCCTGAACGGGCAGATGAGCGCGCGGGTGGACTACAACAGCAGCACCAGCGTGATGGGCGTTGACCTGAGATTCGACCGCAGCCCCAAGTTCGGCAGCGCTACGCCTATCTTCAACGTGAGCGCCAAGGTGGATCTCAGCTCCGCGCTGCCGGAGCAGGTGGCCATCGGTTTCTCGGCGGCGACCGGCGCGTCCATCGAGCTCCACCAGTTGCTCTCTTGGTCCTTCAGCTCGGTAGCTCCTGGGACTGGGAGCCCAACCGATCCAG GTGCTTTGGCTTCATCGAATCCCAGAACAGGACTGAAAGTTGCTCTTGGAATCACTAGCTCGATATCCATCTTGCTCTGCGCGGCAGTTGTTGCTCTGCTCCGTGCACTACGAAGGAAACACCTGGCGTTGGCTGAGATACAGCTAGAATCGGATGCTCGAGGAAGGCTCTGTTAG
- the LOC103627744 gene encoding uncharacterized protein codes for MADDEVAAAAARRALEQRVAAFTAEERREAARQEAAHLEAARIEAERREAARLEQERRDADAHALVIAGEVAAATAALHAQAAVILNVKSLVPIVLDFTSPHYNRWRGLFLNTLERYALVDHVLSDDDRSADAMWKRMDCTVLSWLYGTINPELLEVVMNRDDGPPTARRVWLGLEQQFIGNKESRALLLDAEFRTFVQGGLSISDYCHRLKSMADQLADLGEPVRDRTLVLNVIRGLNDRFSYLGALIQRQRPFPTFAEVKSDLRLAEINMAAKSAQPPQAFAASAPPSQHNSGGPGGGGRKQTRRGSGGKKTSGGRGPGSMPPTATWAGQPPRPTPWQHAFGTFQAYWAGLPGPPGVPPRPPGPPPQTFYAGPSVLPGPPPTAASTGLLASPPGPSQPAPPGFIGANPPPPGWLQHPGAFSWDANMLAANFNTMTLQPPPTNEWYMDTGAETHMTSNSGPQNPERDRQVQ; via the exons ATGGCCGACGACGAAGTCGCAGCTGCTGCTGCTCGCCGTGCTTTGGAGCAGCGCGTCGCCGCCTTTACTGCTGAAGAACGCCGCGAGGCTGCTCGCCAAGAAGCTGCGCACCTGGAGGCTGCGCGCATCGAGGCCGAGCGTCGCGAAGCCGCGCGCTTGGAGCAGGAACGCCGCGACGCCGATGCCCATGCCCTGGTCATCGCCGGTGAGGTCGCTGCGGCTACTGCCGCTCTTCATGCTCAAGCAGCAGTGATCCTCAACGTCAAGTCTCTCGTTCCCATCGTCCTCGACTTCACGTCACCCCACTACAATCGATGGCGTGGCCTCTTCCTCAACACTCTCGAGCGCTATGCGCTTGTCGATCATGTGCTTTCCGACGACGACCGCTCCGCCGACGCCATGTGGAAACGCATGGACTGCACTGTCTTGTCCTGGCTCTACGGCACCATCAATCCCGAGCTCCTCGAGGTTGTCATGAACCGGGACGATGGCCCTCCCACTGCTCGTCGCGTGTGGCTCGGTCTCGAGCAGCAGTTCATTGGGAACAAGGAGAGTCGCGCTCTTCTCCTCGACGCCGAGTTCCGCACCTTCGTCCAAGGCGGTCTGTCCATCTCCGACTACTGCCACCGGCTCAAGTCCATGGCTGACCAGCTTGCAGATCTCGGCGAACCCGTTCGCGACCGTACGTTGGTGCTCAACGTCATTCGGGGCCTCAACGACAGGTTCTCCTACCTCGGCGCGCTGATCCAGCGTCAACGTCCGTTCCCGACGTTCGCCGAAGTCAAGTCTGATCTTCGCCTCGCCGAAATCAACATGGCTGCCAAGTCTGCCCAGCCGCCTCAGGCCTTCGCTGCCTCGGCCCCTCCTTCTCAGCACAACAGCGGCGGACCCGGCGGCGGTGGACGCAAGCAGACAAGGCGTGGCAGCGGCGGCAAGAAAACCTCTGGAGGTCGCGGTCCTGGTTCCATGCCCCCTACCGCGACTTGGGCTGGCCAGCCGCCACGGCCCACACCCTGGCAACATGCATTTGGCACTTTCCAGGCGTATTGGGCCGGCCTGCCAGGACCACCAGGCGTCCCGCCGCGCCCCCCTGGCCCACCTCCGCAGACTTTCTACGCCGGCCCATCCGTGCTACCTGGGCCGCCTCCGACGGCTGCTTCAACAGGCCTCCTGGCGTCCCCGCCTGGGCCATCCCAGCCGGCTCCACCTGGCTTCATCGGCGCCAACCCGCCACCACCAGGATGGCTGCAACATCCTGGCGCCTTCTCCTGGGACGCCAACATGTTGGCTGCAAATTTCAACACGATGACGCTTCAGCCACCGCCAACAAATGAATGGTATATGGATACAGGCGCTGAAACTCACATGACATCCAACTCCG GACCTCAAAACCCGGAACGTGATCGTCAGGTGCAATAG